GCTGTATCCGTTTGGATATGAGTTTGGCCCGTTTCATCCAAATCCTCCCGAGACTTGGCGGAGACCACACCCACAGTAAATGTTTTTTCTAGTCCATAAGGCGAACCTACAGCAATCGCCCAATCCCCCACTTCAATTTCATCGGAGTTACCAAGAAAGGCAGGAGTAAAACGGTCGTTACTTGGGATTTTTAAAAGAGCAATGTCTGCGCGCTCATGGCTTCCTACGTAACGTGCCGGGAAAATGCGACCATCTGACATGATGATTTCAATGATCTCTGCATTTTTGATAACGTGGTAGTTTGTGACAACAAATCCCCTTTCATCAATGATGAATCCACTCCCAATGGAAGAAATCCGATCTTCTCTACTTTCTCCAAATGCATAAGGATGGAAAATCATCTCAGTTTTTTTCGTACGAATAGAAACTACAAATTGTTGTGCCTCTCGGTAAACGTTGCGAAAACTAGTTTGGATTTGAATGGCTTGGCTTTGTTTGCTGGAAGAAATAGGTTTTGGGGAAGCAAACAATTTTGTTACAGCCGATCGAATCTCCGGAAAGAAGATCGCAAACAAAAGTACAAAAACTAAAGCAAAGTTAATGTAGACGACTGGCGGAATCGAAGTTTTTCTTTCCATAGAATGCCAAAACCCCTTCCACTTTTGTCGATTCCCCTTCCTTGTCTAACCAAAAAGATTCCAAGAATATTTACGGTTTTACTGTTTCCCATTATTCTTTCTGGGTGTTTGCCGTATTTATTTCACTTAGGCAAGGAACAATCTTCCATTATCT
Above is a window of Leptospira wolbachii serovar Codice str. CDC DNA encoding:
- a CDS encoding S1C family serine protease, whose product is MERKTSIPPVVYINFALVFVLLFAIFFPEIRSAVTKLFASPKPISSSKQSQAIQIQTSFRNVYREAQQFVVSIRTKKTEMIFHPYAFGESREDRISSIGSGFIIDERGFVVTNYHVIKNAEIIEIIMSDGRIFPARYVGSHERADIALLKIPSNDRFTPAFLGNSDEIEVGDWAIAVGSPYGLEKTFTVGVVSAKSREDLDETGQTHIQTDTAINPGSSGGPLLNIYGEVVGINRMIRSSSGASAGIGFAIPINYAKRVLRQIEQNVGQNIRPATLGVMATAPLPDHRKSLGIPGETVGVLVYDIEPNSSAEKGGLRRYDFIEGANGLQIRHINDLREQVGLVGLGGVLRLKILRDTQEMELSIPLVEAAYKKGQ